The proteins below come from a single uncultured Carboxylicivirga sp. genomic window:
- a CDS encoding T9SS type A sorting domain-containing protein: MKYLILFVLSTTFFKLSAQYQGPIPAITEAYGSNGEYNVEVLNITNDYWALRDISVFYPTATSKPVPTIFYSHGYASVDTAFHIETLRHLASRGYAVVFVPYKSIGVDNSERYATLRDGFIKTARTATSIIDTTRVGFFGQSFGGGATPTNAYKLFTQFNWGSNGRFMYCSAPWYSFEISQEELQNYPSDCNLLTVLYDDDTSNDHRMGMDIFNAIAIDKSHKDCLIAYSSTINGYVYEADHTLPVQYTNNAEFDALDYYVTFRLLDALADYTFTGNVTAKQIALGNGSTEQIEMGLLPNLLWSDNPVPIYDEAKYNSPCGSENNPRSNYCDSSVGITIANFSESYPTIFPNPANDIINIGLPITPDNLLVEIYDSNGCLLLQEHNQTTININMFDTGIYFCLISIKHKQHCIKFVKTR; encoded by the coding sequence ATGAAATATTTAATACTTTTTGTATTAAGCACCACCTTTTTCAAGCTCAGCGCACAATATCAAGGGCCCATACCAGCTATAACGGAAGCATATGGCTCCAATGGTGAGTATAATGTAGAGGTACTAAATATTACCAACGATTATTGGGCGCTCAGGGATATATCGGTTTTCTATCCAACAGCAACTTCAAAACCTGTACCTACCATATTTTACTCGCATGGATATGCTTCGGTAGACACTGCTTTTCATATTGAAACACTACGCCATTTGGCTTCTCGCGGATATGCAGTTGTATTTGTTCCATATAAATCGATTGGTGTTGATAATAGTGAGCGTTATGCCACGTTAAGAGATGGTTTTATCAAGACTGCACGAACAGCCACTTCTATCATCGATACTACCCGAGTAGGTTTCTTTGGACAGTCGTTTGGTGGCGGAGCTACCCCCACCAACGCCTACAAATTATTTACTCAATTCAACTGGGGTAGTAACGGACGTTTTATGTATTGCTCAGCTCCCTGGTATTCTTTTGAAATTAGCCAGGAAGAGTTACAAAACTATCCATCTGACTGTAATCTTTTAACCGTGCTTTATGATGACGATACTTCCAACGATCATCGAATGGGTATGGATATATTTAATGCCATCGCCATTGATAAGTCTCATAAAGATTGTTTGATAGCCTATTCATCAACCATTAACGGATACGTTTACGAAGCTGATCATACCCTACCGGTACAATATACCAACAATGCTGAATTTGATGCCTTAGACTATTATGTAACCTTTCGTTTACTGGATGCTTTGGCTGATTACACATTCACTGGTAATGTTACTGCCAAACAAATTGCGTTGGGTAACGGCAGTACTGAACAAATTGAGATGGGATTATTACCCAACCTATTGTGGAGCGACAACCCTGTGCCAATATATGATGAAGCAAAGTATAATTCGCCTTGTGGCAGCGAAAACAATCCACGATCAAACTATTGCGATTCGAGTGTTGGCATTACCATAGCTAACTTTTCAGAAAGTTATCCAACCATATTTCCAAATCCGGCCAATGATATTATAAATATTGGCCTCCCTATTACTCCGGATAATCTCTTAGTGGAAATATACGATTCAAATGGTTGCCTTTTATTACAGGAACACAATCAAACCACCATTAATATCAATATGTTTGACACCGGAATTTATTTTTGCTTAATAAGTATCAAGCACAAACAACATTGCATAAAGTTTGTAAAAACAAGATAA
- a CDS encoding LrgB family protein — translation MTESLTNTHLFGILLTLGLYYGCIWLRKKTKQNWINPLLLSAFLIIIVLTQVHIPYEHYTKGAGFIHAFLGPVTVVLALPLYRQRKLLVQHKFSILGGIFSGVAASFISVIILCRVFNLNELLERSLIPHSVTTPIGIAVSNSLGAIEGITVISIIITGLLGAAIAKTIYKVLRITHPIAKGLTLGTSAHVLGTTKAIEMGETEGAVSSLAIGVAAITTVITAAILQLTGWY, via the coding sequence ATGACTGAATCACTCACCAACACCCACCTTTTTGGCATATTACTTACATTAGGTTTATATTACGGATGTATTTGGCTCCGCAAAAAAACAAAGCAGAATTGGATTAATCCATTATTATTAAGTGCCTTTTTAATTATTATTGTTCTTACCCAAGTTCATATTCCATACGAGCATTACACTAAAGGTGCGGGCTTTATCCATGCCTTTCTAGGGCCGGTAACAGTAGTGTTGGCCCTGCCTCTCTATCGTCAACGCAAATTACTGGTACAGCATAAGTTTTCGATATTGGGAGGCATCTTCAGTGGAGTAGCTGCATCTTTTATATCGGTAATTATATTGTGCCGTGTATTTAATCTGAATGAACTGCTCGAACGATCGCTTATTCCCCACTCGGTTACAACCCCAATAGGAATTGCAGTAAGTAACTCGCTTGGAGCTATCGAAGGTATTACCGTTATTTCTATTATTATAACCGGATTATTAGGTGCCGCCATAGCTAAAACAATCTATAAGGTACTACGCATTACTCACCCCATTGCCAAAGGATTAACTTTGGGTACTTCTGCCCACGTATTAGGCACCACCAAAGCCATTGAAATGGGCGAAACCGAAGGTGCTGTAAGTAGCTTAGCCATCGGTGTAGCTGCTATTACTACTGTAATTACAGCGGCCATATTACAACTTACAGGTTGGTATTAA
- a CDS encoding CidA/LrgA family protein, which translates to MKIFKQLFIILAINFAGELISETLSVPLPGSIIGMLILLALLLLGIVKEEHIAETSTFLLDNMPFFFIPAGVSVMVSYQFLEGHLAATVSTIVLSTIFVMVVTSLATQFLIKSKKND; encoded by the coding sequence ATGAAAATTTTTAAGCAACTATTTATCATACTGGCCATCAACTTTGCCGGTGAGCTTATAAGCGAAACATTATCAGTACCACTACCAGGAAGCATAATAGGAATGCTTATTTTATTGGCACTTTTATTATTGGGGATTGTTAAGGAAGAGCACATTGCAGAAACATCTACTTTTTTGCTCGATAATATGCCTTTCTTCTTTATTCCGGCAGGCGTAAGTGTAATGGTATCGTACCAGTTTTTGGAGGGACATTTAGCTGCAACAGTAAGCACCATTGTTCTATCAACCATATTTGTGATGGTTGTAACCAGTTTGGCAACTCAGTTTTTAATCAAAAGCAAGAAAAATGACTGA
- a CDS encoding DUF6629 family protein: MCFSAEVSFGASAVISTVGIVALLKNKQQDKVYFAMIPLMFGVQQFFEGWLWISLENDGYKYVESVATIGFLIFAQLIWPVWVPLSTYNLENNQNRKKWMRIALLVGITLFVILGYRMLMYPVSAQIDGHHVFYQVGHFQSTNWWSGILYLLPAVIPFAISSNHQINYLGVAMLLFFIVAKVFYLKYMISVWCMFAAVLSIYIVFILKKER, from the coding sequence ATGTGTTTTTCTGCTGAAGTTAGTTTTGGAGCCAGTGCTGTAATATCTACTGTAGGAATAGTAGCACTTTTAAAAAATAAACAACAAGATAAAGTTTATTTTGCCATGATTCCTCTTATGTTTGGGGTACAGCAATTTTTTGAAGGATGGTTATGGATCTCGTTGGAGAATGATGGTTATAAGTATGTAGAATCAGTAGCTACAATTGGATTTTTAATTTTCGCTCAATTGATTTGGCCCGTTTGGGTGCCTCTCTCAACCTATAATCTTGAAAATAATCAAAATAGAAAAAAATGGATGCGTATAGCGCTTCTGGTAGGAATTACACTTTTTGTAATTTTAGGATATCGAATGTTAATGTACCCTGTTTCAGCTCAAATTGATGGACATCATGTTTTTTATCAGGTTGGGCATTTCCAAAGTACTAATTGGTGGAGTGGTATATTATATCTCTTACCAGCTGTAATTCCATTCGCTATTTCAAGCAACCATCAAATCAATTATCTGGGTGTTGCAATGCTTTTATTCTTTATTGTGGCAAAAGTATTTTATCTAAAATATATGATTTCGGTATGGTGTATGTTTGCTGCTGTATTGAGTATTTATATTGTTTTTATACTGAAAAAAGAGAGATGA
- a CDS encoding serine/threonine dehydratase, translating into MSLSIEDIRQAQQRIHLFINRTPILQSTLLNEWLQHEVYFKAECFQKIGAFKVRGACNTLSWLRENNIHPSKIIANSSGNHAQAIGYAANRFGIPATIYMPAYASKVKIQATKAYGAEVVLSENRLITDEKVREASLEKGTYWIHPFNHEQVIAGQGTAALEALQEVDNINALFAPCGGGGLLSGTLVASKGFSQSTQVIGAEPLNANDAAQSLRMGCIQQLAKTPQTLADGAMTMSVGDITFEYLKQLDDFYEVEESKIIYWTQWLTHLLKVHIEPTSAMAMEAAHQWLTKQKSKKRIMILLSGGNIDGHTQQAIWKDDYLQFPIN; encoded by the coding sequence ATGTCATTAAGTATTGAAGATATAAGACAAGCACAACAACGCATCCATCTTTTTATTAATCGAACACCCATTTTACAATCAACATTACTAAACGAATGGTTACAACACGAAGTTTATTTCAAGGCTGAATGTTTTCAAAAGATTGGAGCATTTAAAGTGCGAGGTGCTTGTAATACCCTATCGTGGTTACGCGAAAATAATATTCATCCATCCAAAATAATTGCAAATAGTTCGGGTAATCATGCACAGGCAATAGGTTATGCTGCAAATCGTTTTGGCATTCCGGCAACTATTTATATGCCTGCGTATGCTTCAAAAGTAAAAATACAGGCAACAAAAGCATACGGGGCCGAGGTTGTTCTATCAGAGAACCGATTAATTACTGATGAAAAGGTTCGAGAGGCATCACTTGAGAAAGGAACTTATTGGATTCATCCTTTTAATCACGAGCAGGTAATAGCAGGGCAAGGTACTGCTGCTTTAGAAGCACTGCAGGAGGTTGATAATATCAATGCCCTATTTGCACCTTGTGGTGGTGGCGGTTTATTATCGGGCACTTTAGTTGCAAGCAAAGGTTTTTCTCAATCAACACAAGTAATTGGCGCTGAACCTTTAAATGCTAACGACGCTGCCCAATCGCTTCGTATGGGATGCATTCAACAGTTAGCAAAAACACCTCAAACACTTGCAGATGGTGCTATGACCATGTCGGTTGGAGATATTACTTTTGAATACCTGAAACAACTCGATGATTTTTATGAAGTAGAAGAATCGAAAATTATTTATTGGACACAATGGTTAACGCATCTTTTAAAAGTACATATTGAACCCACCAGCGCTATGGCAATGGAAGCAGCCCATCAGTGGTTGACAAAACAAAAGAGCAAAAAACGCATTATGATACTACTTTCGGGTGGTAATATCGATGGCCATACTCAACAAGCCATATGGAAAGATGATTATTTACAATTTCCTATTAATTGA